A single genomic interval of Argonema galeatum A003/A1 harbors:
- a CDS encoding glycosyltransferase family 2 protein produces MTLVSAIICTHNRDSYLGAAIDSLLAQDFADFEIVVVDNASSDRTREVTELRSAVKYVYEPVTGLSVARNTGARVATGKILAYLDDDAVASPGWLSVLYAAYQNDEKLAIAGGKVTLIWPSGYSAPPWLSEDLAGNLGAYDLGDKLVYIKNPGLTPRGLNYSIRSTFLAQIGGFNVNLGRVGKNLLSNEELLMTEQALKLGWQVAYLPDALVAHNVSPERLNQSWFFSRSWWQGISECYREKISGRAGLGQLGRGSERLIRGLYKSLKHLGDPAQRFDNLVYTYGQIGYLSAAIQTMVSAPKEAK; encoded by the coding sequence ATGACTTTAGTTTCTGCCATTATCTGTACCCATAATCGAGATAGCTATTTAGGCGCTGCGATTGATAGCTTGCTGGCACAGGATTTTGCTGATTTTGAAATAGTAGTGGTGGATAATGCGTCGAGCGATCGCACCCGTGAAGTCACGGAGTTGCGATCGGCGGTGAAATATGTCTACGAACCCGTCACGGGTTTATCTGTGGCACGCAACACAGGTGCTAGAGTAGCCACAGGCAAAATTCTCGCTTATCTTGATGATGATGCAGTGGCTAGCCCCGGCTGGCTGAGCGTGCTGTACGCAGCCTATCAAAATGATGAAAAACTGGCAATTGCGGGCGGAAAAGTCACCCTGATTTGGCCGTCAGGTTATTCAGCGCCGCCTTGGCTTTCGGAAGATTTGGCCGGAAATTTGGGAGCCTATGACTTGGGGGATAAACTTGTATATATCAAAAACCCCGGTCTTACTCCCAGAGGCTTGAACTATTCCATCCGTAGCACCTTTTTGGCGCAAATTGGTGGATTCAATGTTAACCTGGGTCGAGTTGGTAAAAATTTGTTATCCAATGAAGAACTACTGATGACAGAACAGGCGCTAAAGTTAGGTTGGCAGGTGGCCTATCTCCCAGACGCTTTGGTGGCTCACAACGTTTCTCCCGAACGGCTCAACCAAAGCTGGTTTTTTAGCCGAAGCTGGTGGCAAGGGATCAGCGAGTGTTACCGGGAAAAAATATCCGGTCGTGCTGGTTTGGGTCAACTGGGACGGGGAAGCGAACGGTTGATTCGAGGTTTGTACAAATCTTTAAAGCATTTGGGCGATCCCGCGCAACGCTTTGACAATTTGGTGTATACATACGGTCAGATTGGTTATTTAAGTGCTGCTATCCAAACAATGGTGTCGGCACCTAAAGAGGCCAAGTAA
- a CDS encoding glycosyltransferase family 2 protein, producing the protein MTAKPSKIPVSVLIPAKNEEANLPACLESVALADEVFVVDSQSGDRSVEIAESYGAKVVQFYFNGSWPKKKNWGLDNLPFHNEWVLIVDCDERITPELWEEIAAAIQNPDYNGYYVNRRVFFLGQWIRYGGRYPDWNLRLLRHEKGRYENLKTEDVPNTGDNEVHEHVILKGQVGYLKNDMLHIDFRDIYQWLDRHNRYSNWEARLYLNFLSGKDDLETINDESDRAKRLLRIIRNPVQRKRFLRKVWVWLPFKPALRFIITYIFQFGFLDGRPGYIYARLMSQYEYQIGIKLYELQRFGGQLNTSPKPITPPQAVPHVPNSK; encoded by the coding sequence ATGACTGCTAAGCCATCTAAAATACCAGTTTCTGTCTTGATTCCTGCCAAAAACGAAGAGGCCAATTTGCCTGCCTGTCTGGAAAGCGTGGCACTGGCAGATGAAGTTTTTGTGGTCGATTCCCAAAGTGGCGATCGGTCTGTCGAAATAGCTGAAAGTTATGGAGCGAAAGTAGTCCAGTTCTACTTCAACGGTAGTTGGCCTAAAAAGAAAAACTGGGGTCTGGACAACCTACCTTTCCATAATGAGTGGGTGCTAATTGTTGATTGCGACGAACGCATTACGCCCGAACTTTGGGAGGAGATTGCCGCAGCTATTCAAAATCCCGACTATAACGGCTATTATGTCAACCGCCGAGTGTTCTTTCTAGGCCAATGGATTCGTTACGGCGGCAGATATCCCGACTGGAATTTGCGTCTGTTGAGGCACGAAAAAGGCCGCTATGAAAATCTGAAGACGGAAGATGTTCCCAACACAGGTGACAACGAAGTCCACGAGCACGTCATCCTTAAAGGTCAGGTCGGTTATCTTAAAAACGATATGCTGCACATAGACTTTCGGGATATCTACCAATGGCTAGACCGACACAACCGCTATTCCAACTGGGAAGCCCGCCTCTATCTTAATTTCCTGAGCGGCAAGGATGACCTGGAAACGATTAACGATGAGAGCGATCGTGCAAAGCGTTTGCTCAGAATCATCCGCAATCCCGTGCAGCGCAAGCGCTTTCTCAGAAAAGTTTGGGTCTGGTTACCGTTCAAACCGGCACTCAGGTTTATTATTACCTACATTTTTCAATTCGGCTTTTTGGATGGTAGACCAGGGTACATTTATGCGCGGCTAATGAGCCAGTACGAGTATCAAATTGGGATAAAACTTTATGAGTTACAGCGTTTTGGCGGTCAGTTGAACACTTCACCCAAACCGATTACTCCTCCTCAAGCAGTGCCTCATGTGCCGAACAGTAAGTAG
- the hpsU gene encoding hormogonium polysaccharide biosynthesis acetyltransferase HpsU: MTPATPDSSPNLDTSVSNAAKGADVTFSHELPVLDAEPWVDLRKYDQSGFDRGRPGWYVLLWWLVQAIAFPLTPHNLHAPRQSLLRLFGATIGKGVVIRPTARFTYPWKVEIGDYSWIGDDVVFYSLDRIRIGKHCVISQKTYLCTGNHDIKDPVFGLITESIEIGNGAWVATDCFVGPGVKIGANAVVGARSSVLRNLPAGQVCWGNPCRPRYRRQVKA, from the coding sequence ATGACCCCTGCTACTCCAGACTCTAGTCCCAACCTGGATACTTCTGTATCAAATGCGGCTAAAGGTGCGGATGTAACCTTTAGCCATGAATTGCCGGTGCTTGATGCAGAACCTTGGGTAGATTTACGCAAGTACGACCAATCTGGGTTCGATCGCGGTCGTCCCGGTTGGTATGTGTTGCTTTGGTGGTTGGTGCAGGCGATCGCATTTCCCCTCACTCCTCACAATCTGCACGCCCCACGACAATCCCTGCTGCGGCTGTTTGGCGCTACGATTGGTAAAGGTGTCGTTATCAGACCTACAGCACGTTTTACCTATCCCTGGAAAGTCGAAATTGGAGACTACAGCTGGATTGGGGATGATGTCGTTTTTTACAGTCTCGATCGCATTCGCATTGGTAAGCACTGCGTAATCTCGCAAAAAACCTACCTTTGTACCGGCAATCACGACATTAAAGACCCAGTTTTTGGCCTGATAACTGAGAGTATTGAGATTGGTAACGGTGCTTGGGTGGCGACTGATTGCTTCGTTGGGCCGGGTGTAAAAATAGGAGCTAATGCGGTAGTGGGTGCCCGCAGTAGCGTCTTGCGGAATTTGCCTGCTGGACAGGTTTGCTGGGGTAACCCCTGCCGTCCCCGTTATCGAAGACAGGTCAAAGCGTAG
- a CDS encoding MFS transporter translates to MKILLYGSNLWSLGEGMLGPIFGVFTEKIGGNILDISWIWATYMIATGIFTICVGNISDRKISKEKLMVAGYGINTIFTFSYLLVSSPLQLFFVQAGLGFATALATPTWDALYTNSYEDKTKVGYFWGIAVGRDQIITGIGIVIGGLIVNYCSFKVLFVTMGIVQAIATIYQAQILKPQL, encoded by the coding sequence TTGAAAATTCTTCTTTATGGAAGCAATCTTTGGTCTTTAGGAGAAGGAATGTTGGGGCCTATTTTTGGAGTTTTTACTGAAAAAATAGGAGGTAACATATTAGATATTTCTTGGATTTGGGCAACTTACATGATTGCTACAGGAATATTTACTATATGTGTAGGAAATATTTCCGATCGCAAAATTAGTAAGGAAAAACTAATGGTAGCTGGTTATGGAATAAATACAATATTTACATTCAGCTATTTATTAGTTTCATCGCCATTACAATTATTTTTCGTACAAGCTGGATTAGGATTTGCCACTGCCTTAGCAACTCCTACATGGGACGCCTTATATACCAATTCTTATGAAGATAAAACAAAAGTCGGATATTTTTGGGGTATTGCTGTTGGGCGAGACCAAATAATTACTGGAATTGGGATAGTTATTGGCGGCTTAATTGTTAATTATTGTTCATTTAAAGTACTATTTGTAACTATGGGAATAGTTCAGGCTATTGCTACCATCTATCAAGCGCAAATTCTGAAACCCCAACTATAG